The genomic segment AGACTGATCTTGCTCCCGAACAGCCTGTTTGGATAGCCTGTGCCGTTAAACCGTTCATGGTGCTGTAAGGCTACCAGCATGGCCTCTTCCGGTATGTGGTCATGTTTTCGTAAAATCTCACCTCCCAGATTCACATGACGCTTCATAATCTCGTACTCAGTCATTGTATATTTCCCTGGTTTGTTTAAAATACTCTCCGGGATCATTGTCTTTCCAATATCGTGCAATACTCCGCCAAATCCAATATTTTCCAATTGCCTTTTTGTCATTCCAAGGTGCCGCCCGAATGATACGGCAAGAATGCCGATATTAACGCTATGCATAAAAGTATAGTCATCATAATCTTTCAGATTGGTTAGGCACAATAATGCATCTCTGTTTCTGAATACACTTTCGACGATAGCGCTTACCTGCTCCTTTACAGCCTCGACCTCAATAGCCTTGCCCATTCGAGTATCATTAAAGATATTCTTTACGACGTTGCTTACGTTGCTCCTTATCTCCTTTGCCCTTGGTAACTCCTCATCAATTGTAAGAGGATCAATATATTCAGATTTTGCTGACGGCTTAGGTTTCTCCTCAGGTTTAACACTCAGGTGTGTCCTCTCAGTGTCATTCAGTACGGATTTATCCTCTAAGTCAGCGCCTTTTTCCGTATTTATCATCACATACATTATTCCGTTGCTTATCAACTTATCAATCTGATCCTGTGTCTTAATCAATTTTTTATGAAAAAAGAATGGAGTATCTATCCATGGACGGTCGAGCTGTTCAACGAACATCCCCACATTAAGCTTTTGAACAGGTATTTTTTTAGATGCCATAATAAATCTCCACTTTAAGATGAAAAGGACGTTTTTATGACGTAATTAAAGTACTATTTCGGATAATCTTATGAATAGGTTAAATCTTGCAGGCTATCTTAACAAGCCTTTCCTGTCTTCTGTCACCATTACGACGGTCAATACTGTCCGGCTTAATAATGCCAGTCCTCCTGTCAACCCCTGACCTCTTTTCAATGATCCCGGACTTTAACTCGCGGACTTTCTGCAGGAAAGCTTCATCATATGAATATTTTTCCACTCCTGTGATTAGTGTCCTCATATTCCGGCGGGTTTCCAAATGCATATCTGTCAGGATTTCAAAATATGGCTCTTGAGGAAGTTTGATAATCTCATTAAAGATACCCTGAATCTCAAGGAGTTCCAGGTGAAAAGCGATCTTCAATGCGCGGTTAATATCCAGGTCACCCGATATCTCCTTTCTGTACTTTTCAATAATTGAAAGGATTTCATCGTAGTTGACATCTTTGCCAACAATTGTATAAGACGGATGAGGCAGGGAGGGCATAATAGAAATGCACCTGTTTAATAGTTCAATCTGATTGTCTTCACCCTGAAGCATTTCCTCCCATAAAACCCTGTAGCCGGAATTTTCGTAGTAACGTTCCAGGAGGCATTGATATACATCTTCTATGCCCTTAACGATCTGCTGTATGGAGTTCAGGACTTTTTCTATGGTCATGAATAACTATCCGGGTGATCAGATTATTCAAGAATCTATTCCACTTGAATACGAACCACATTAATGATATAAATTTTAACATCATTGCTCATTGTTCTACAAGTTAAAATTGGAGGGTTGATGAAAAAAGACAAATCATTGGCATTGTTTAAAGCCTCTAAAAAAATAATGCCCGGTGGAGTTAATAGTCCTGTAAGGGCCTTCAGGGCAGTTGGCGGGGAGCCAATATTTATTGACAGTGCATCCGGCTGTCTCTTATTTGATGCTGACGGGAATGAGTATATAGACTATGTCTTATCATGGGGGCCTATGATAGCCGGTCATGCACACCCGAAGGTTACAAAGGCATTACGAAAAGCTGTTACAAAAGGTACCAGTTTTGGGGCTCCTACAGCACTTGAGATAGAACTGACCACAATGGTCAGGGATATATTCCCATCTATGGAACTGATCAGATTGGTCAATTCCGGCACAGAGGCTACTATGAGTGCACTGAGACTGGCAAGGGCTTATACCGGCAGGGATAAGATATTAAAATTCGAGGGGTGCTATCATGGCCATGCAGACAGTCTGCTGGTTAAGGCGGGTTCCGGCGCGGCGACACTCGGTATACCTGACAGCCCCGGTGTACCTTCCGATTTTGCAAGAAATACGATTACTGCACCGTTTAACAATTTTGCAGCTATTAAGAATATCATGGAAAATAGCGGCAGTGAGTTAGCATGTGTAATCATTGAACCAGTGCCAGGGAATATGGGGGTAGTGCCTCCTGCTGAAGGTTACCTTAAGATGCTCAGGGACATTACACGTCAATACGGCACACTGCTGATATTTGACGAAGTGATGAGCGGTTTCAGGGCAGCCTATGGCGGCGCACAGGAACTGTATGGTATTACTCCTGACCTTACATGCCTTGGGAAGGTTATAGGAGGCGGTCTTCCAATTGGTGCATATGGCGGCAGGGCAGATATTATGGAAATGATCGCTCCATCAGGCCCCGTATATCAGGCAGGAACCCTTTCAGGAAATCCCCTTGCAACTACTGCCGGGATTGAAACATTGAAAATCCTCTCGCAACCGGGGACTTACGAGCGCCTGAATAAATTGTCAGGACAATTGTCAGAAGGCATCAGAGACGCCGCTAATCGTGCAGGAATTTCTGTATTTAACACAGGTGTAGGCAGCATGGTCTGCACCTTTTTTACAGAGGGTCCTGTTACAGACTATGAATCTGCAAAGAAGTCAGACACCGCTGCCTTTGGCAGATTTTTCAACGTCATGCTGGATCAGGGGATATACCTTGCGCCATCACAGTTTGAGGCAATTTTTCTTTCAATTGCGCATACTGAAGAGCATATAGAAAAGACTATAAAGGCAGCTGAAAAGGCATTCAAGACATTACAAATTAGCATATAATTTATCTGTAGTTTATAAACTGCATATCAATCCCGAAATCACTCTCCCGGAGGAGCTTGATTACAGACTGAAGGTCATCTCTGTTTTTTCCTGATACCCTGAGCTGATCACCCTGAATTTGAGATTGAACTTTAAGTTTGGTTTCCTTTATCGCCTTGACGATTTCTTTGGCCTTGTCAGACGGGATCCCCTGCTGCAACTTTATATTCTGCCTGACAGTACTACCCAGTGCAGTCTCAATCTTGCCGTAAGTCAATGCCTTCAGTGAAATTCCCCGTTTCACCAGCTTTGCCTGAAGAATATCAATCAGGCTCTTTAACTTATATTCATCATCAGAACTTACTATAATCTCATTATTTTTCTCTTCAAGCTTAACATCACTCTTACTGCCCTTGAAATCAAACCTCTGAGCTACCTCCTTCATCGCCTGATCAATGGCGTTCTTTACCTCCTGCATCTCTATCTTTGATACAATATCAAACGAATTATCTGTTGCCATGACTTACCTCCCTCATCAATACTTCAGAACCTCAGTGCCTCCCGGAATCTTAAAGTCAAACAGACCTTTTTTTATGCCACTATTCAACTTCGTCCCGGAGAAACTAAAAGATATTTTATTACCGCTGTCCTCTGAAAGTATTAATTTTTTAATATAAAATGTTTCTTTATCTATTTCAACAATTACCTCGTTCACCATCTTCATCGTCTTAGGTGTAAGTTTAAGTCTGAAAAAATCAGCTGAGGGTTCCCCGCTTTTAATAATAAAACTATCTTCCCATTTTTCTATATTAGATAATAGACCCATGGCCGGTTCAGCATCAGGATGGTCAGAAACCTTCTGAATAATGGCCTGTTTCTGCTCATAAAAATAGAGGGTGATAGTGTCTCCATTTATTACGATATTTTGTTTGACTGGCCTTGTGTAATCCCACCTCACCAGCCCGGGCTTTTTCAGGTATAATTTCCCTTTAAAGTTTTTTTCATCAAAACCTTGCAGATAGCTCTGCTGAACAAAGTCCGCCGTGAAATCATTGACATCTCTGTATACTGCCTGAACTCTTTTCAGGATTTCAGCAGAAGCCCCTCCCTCCGCCTTAACTTCTCCATAGAGCTGAGAAGGCACCATCGCAATAATAATGACAAGGAATACTCCAAATACTGAGTTCCGCACCATGACCTTAATATTCAACACTAAAAACTCCTCACAACTCATTGCTCATCGCTCATTGCTTCTTCTAACTCACTGATCATTGCTTCTTCATCGCTCCCTCTTCAATACCTCTCTCGGCTTTCCTCCTATAGACGGTCCTACAAAGCCATCCGCTTCCATCATCTCAACAAGCCGGGCAGCACGGTTGAAACCTATGCGCAGGCGGCGCTGTATAAGAGATATAGACGCTTGTCCGGACATCAGGACTATATCCAGGGCCTGCTGATAGAATTCATCCCTGTCACCTTCAGAAACTCCTTCTTCAGAATCAGCCTCCTCAGGTTTGTAACTATATTCAGGACTTGCCTGGGCCTTTGCATATTCAACTATTTTCCCCACCTCAGATTCATATATATATGCCCCATGCACCCTCATCAGCTTTGACGTACCGGGCTGGAGGAACAACATGTCCCCCTTGTCCAACAGGTCCTCAGCCCCAATGCCATCAAGGATGGTCCTTGAATCTACCTTTGACGAGACCTTGAAAGATATGCGTGCCGGAAAGTTAGCCTTAATAACACCTGTAATAACATCTACTGACGGACGTTGAGTTGCCAGAATAAGATGAATACCGGCAGCCCTCGCCATCTGAGCAAGCCTTGCTATAGAATCTTCCACCTCACGTTGCGCCGTCATCATAAGGTCAGCAAGCTCGTCAACAATAACAACAATATATGGAAGGGTTTCCTCTTTGTCAGTGAGCTTGTTGTATCCATCAATGTTTCTTACACCCTTTTCAGCAAGTACCCGGTATCTCCTCTGCATCTCCTCAACAAGCCTCTGTAAAATCCATGACGCCTCCTTTGGCTGTGTTATCACAGGCGTAATAAGGTGTGGTATACCCTCATATATAGACAGCTCCAGTATCTTCGGGTCTATCATTACTATTTTGAGATCAGAAGGAGTTGCACTGTAAAGAAGGCTTGATATCATACTGTTTAAGGCAACACTCTTGCCTGAACCGGTTGCCCCGGCAACTAACAAATGCGGCATCTTTGTCATGTCAGCGACTACCGGATTGCCGGAGATATCCTTGCCAAGCGCCAGTGGAAGCCTCGACTTTAGCGCCCTGAACTGCTCTGATGCAATTATCTCCTTAAGAAACACATCCTCCCTGAAATGGTTGGGTACTTCTATCCCTACGGTAGACTTGCCAGGCAGTGGAGCTACAATGCGTACACTTCCTGATTTCAGTGCAAGGGCAAGATCATCTGAAAGATTCACAATCCTTGACAACTTGACACCAGGAGCAGGTTCAAATTCATACATCGTGATAACAGGTCCGGGATTCACCTCTACAACCTGACCGTCTATCCCGAAATCAAGCAATTTCTTCTCCAGGACACTTGAATTCATCAGGAGGTCTTCTTTGCTAATCTTAGTCTCTGAAGGAGCCGGATCACTTAATATTGACAAGGGAGGGAGTTTATATGTCCCGTCTGAGGATGTGTCAGAGAATTCCAGGTTCTCCTGCATAGGCAAAACATCAGTATCAGCAGCATGGGACCGGCTGCGGTTTTTTTGTTGTATAACCGGTTCAGGACGAAAAAGATCAAGCTCTGGCTCCACTGACAATGACTCTTGATCTGCCAAGACTGCATTAGCATGTGAAAGAAGATCGCTATCCCTGACCGGCCGCGTATCTTTTTCCCTTCGAGATATCATGCCCGTTAACAGCTGCGGCAGCCTTGCCCTCTTCCATAAGGCAGAAGACAGGTCAGCCGGAGAAATTCCTATTGCTATCACTGCGGATATAACAACGAGTGTAAACGTTATGACATGTGCCCCGAAGGTTGCACAGCAGCCTGTCAATAATGATGCAAACAGGTCACCTGCAAGCCCGCCTGCCGGTATACTCCCCTTTATAGATAACGATATTCTTTCAAGGTGCAGATGAAAAAACGTTGGCAGGGACAGGAACAAAAGACAAAAACCTATAATCCTTTCTTTATAAGATGCCACTTCTCTCTTAAACTTCTTCCACCCGACCAGGAAAAGTACAAATGGAACTAAGTATGCAGCCCCGCCAACGAGGGTAAAAAGGATATCTGATAGATGAGAACCAAACAGCCCGGCAAGGTTCTTTACATCATTGCTGGTCGAGACAGAATTGAATGAAGGGTCATCAGGGCTGAATGAAACAAGACTCGCAAAGATCAGCAGGCCTGCGGCAAAAAAAACAAACCCCCATATTTCGCTAACCCATTTCCTGTCTTCTTTTTTTTTCTTTTTATCAGCCATCGTATCTCCCTACACCTCGATAATTATTGGAATAATCATCGGTCTCCTTTGCATCTTCTTCTTTATGTGCCTTTTCAGTGCAGCAGTAACCTTGTCCTTAACTATGATCCACTCCTGCATTAACTCCGGCTCCATCTCTCCCAGTAACGTAATAACAACTTTCCGCAATTCTTCAATTACCTCAGGATAATCCTCTTCATAGATGAATCCACGACTGATAATATCCGGGCCTGTTATAATCTTTGCCGAACTCTTTTCTATTCCAATCATTACAATAATTATCCCATCCATACCAAGGTGTTTACGATCCCTGAGGACGATGCTGCCAACCTCTCCAATCCCCTTTCCATCAACAAACACCCTGCCGGCATCCACCTTTCCTGCTTTTCTTGCACCATCCTCTGTAAATTGAGCCACATCACCGTTCTCAAGTATCAGGATGTTTTCCCGCGGAATACCAAGCCCTTCAGCGAGTCTTGAATGATAAATAAGATGCCTGTATTCACCATGAACAGGAATAAAGTATTTCGGCTTCACAAGATTGAGCATCATCTTCTGCTCTTCCCTGCAGGCATGACCCGACACATGGATGTCCGATACCTGCTCATATAAGACATTTGCGCCACGGCGAAATAGATGATTGATTACCCTTCCAATAGCACGTTCATTACCTGGTATGAATCTCGATGATAACAGGACCATATCACCTTCTTCGATCTTTATATGCTTGTGGTCATCCATAGCCATCCTGGAGAGTGCAGACATCGGCTCTCCCTGACTGCCAGTAGTCACAATCACAATCTTGTAACACGGAAGCTCATTCAGGTCATCCATAGAGGCCTTGACATCAGGCGGGTAATGAAGGTATCCAAGCTCTTCAGCAATCCTGGTGTTATTTACCACACTCCGGCCGTTTAATATCACCCTTCGGCCAAATTTTGCAGCAGCATCTATTACCTGCTGTATCCTGTGAATGTTAGATGCAAATGTCGCTACAATAATCCTTTTTTTAGCCCTGGCAAAAATCTCATTAAATGCAACACCAACTTCACGTTCGGAAAGACAATAACCCTCCCTTTCAGAATTTGTGCTGTCTGAAAGAAGCACGAGTGTCCCCATGTTTCCATAATCAGCGAAACGATGGACATCGAGCAACTGCCCGTCTACCGGGGTCTGGTCAAACTTGAAATCCCCGGTATGTACTATACGGCCGACAGGTGTTGTAATACCAAAACCTACACCGTCAACAATACTGTGAGTTATCCTTATACCCTCAATGGAAAAACACCCCAGCTCAAAAACTTCTTTAGGCCGGATAGAAATCAGATTACACTTTTCATCAAGATCATGTTCTTTGAGCTTTTCTGAGATAAGCCCGATGGTAAGAGGGGTGCCATAGACCGGGATATTCATCTCTCTCAGCAAGTACGGGATAGCGCCTATATGGTCTTCATGTCCATGGGTAATGATAATACCCAGGACCTTCTCTCTATTTTCAGCCAGATAAGAAATATCAGGTATGACAACATCAACACCTAACATTTCCTCCTCCGGGAACATAAGCCCTGCATCAACAACTATTATGTCATCTCCATACCGGAAGACCGTCATATTGAGACCGATCTCCCCCACACCTCCAAGCGGTATAATCAGGAGTGCTTTATCATCCATATGCGGATAATTTATCACTTTCCTCTGCTAAATTCAATCAAAGCATTTCCTGCAGCATATCTATTCCCACAAATGTTTATCTACATACTGTGCTAATATCTCCTGCATCCTTTCAGGAGGAGGCTCAGGAAAGTAGAAATTTATAACTGCATGGGCGATCTCATGCGCAAGAACGCCTGCGCCTGTATTCTCGACAGACACATATATTGTCCTGCTCCTGTGTGAGTAAAATGCAATTGGTGTCTTCCCGAAGGCGCCAAGGGGCGTCAGATGGGAATATGCGCTTTCAATATCCCTGTGACTTTGATAGACACATATTTTGATACTAAGATCAAAAGGATACATATCAAGCAATCTGCTTACCCTCTCAACTAAAGAATCTACCTTTCTGCCTGTTTCTGCAGGGTCATTATCAAAGCCGCCGCTGAAGAAACCGGTTCCCTTTCCTATATTCTTCGTGAACCGCTGAAGCCCTTTTTCATTTTCATAACATATAGTGGCATATTTAGATCCAACACTCTTGGGCAGACTATCACAGGCAAATACAGAAACAGGCGGCAGCAGTATAAATATAGCAGCAATGTGGAACAGCGTTATATTAATGAAGGATGAGGGGGACTTATTGGTTTTCCGAGGTCTTGAAATAGTTCACAACCTCCTCTAAAGCCTGAACGTTTTCTGTAACTTCCCTTAATAGATTATCCAGACTATTACTGCCTGATTGTCCGGTAGACTCTGAGGCCTTGATCTCCCGCAAAAGACCTGACAGTTCATGAGTCCTGAACTTTATATCACTGACCCTGCTATCCATAGCGGTAGTCAATTCAGTAATACTTTCAGACAACTCTGACAACTGGTCTTTATCCCTTAATTTAAATCTCTGAGTAAGGTCACCCCTTCCTACATCATCGAGGATCTTTTCAAAACGGTATAATGGGCCTGCTATCCTGTGCGACATATAGATCAGCACTGTTATGCCTATAACGGCTGTTATGACAATTATGATGAGGTTTGACACTAAAAGTGTAGGCAGGAAAAACTCTGATGTCCTCGCAATCCTGAAGTCAGAACCAATGAATCCTGTGGTAAGCGTGCCTCTCGATAGATACATAAAGAGTCCGATCGCCAGTATTGCCTCTATGACAATTACTGCAAGGAACTTGATGGTAAAGCTAATCTGAAACTCCCGGTTTATGAAAAAGTTACGACGCCTGAATATTGGTCTGTTCACTCGAAATAGCCTTTCAAATCCCCCCCTGCCCCACTTTTCTAAAGTGGGGTAACTAATTTCCCCCTTTGAAAAAGAGGGATTAAGGGGGATTATTTTCATGTACCTTTTTGAGCCCGCGGCTCATGAGCGTTTTACTTGTAACTTTCTGACAATTTTTTCATATCAATCTTAATTTCTGCGGAATTTCTTGCCTCTTTCAACCACTCATCCATCGCCTTCTGTTTCTTCTGCTCAAAGAGTAACAACCTTATCTCTTCACGGACATCCTTCAAAAGCGGTCTGGGGTTTAATCCTGTCTTCATGTTCTGATAATAAGCAAGTATCTCATCTTCTGTTACAATAAGCTTTCCGCTCCACTCCCTGCTCCTGACTTCAATCAATTCCCTTATAAGTGTCTGTTCCCAGAAACTCTTTATCGTCTCAAGAAACCTTTTATCTTCTGCAAGCCCCATCTTCATAGCTTCCTGGATCATCAGCTGTTTATCAATAACCATGTTCAGATGTTCTTCTACAGATTTTGCATTCAGCTTAAAATCAGGGTTTCTGTTGGCATATATGGCAAGTTCCCTTTGAAACTCCTGCAATGAAACAGGGGATCCATTCACAACAGCAACTTCATCCTTGTGCTGCTTTTGCCCGCAGGATGTCAAGACAGGAATCAATAGAACAGAAAGGATTATTAAAAAATCCTGATAACTCTTCAACGCACTACTTTTTTGCCTTTTGTTTATCATAATTTTCTATAATTCTTCCGGTCATGTCTATCGCATTTGGCATGTACAATACGCTGGGATCCTTCTCAAGGATAATAGTATACTTTTCTTCTGTTCCAATTTTTGATATTACTTCACGAATCTCACCAATCATTTTAACAGTGATAGTCTTGTCCATATCTCTGAGACCGGACTCTGCCTGGTCTTTAAGCCGTTTCATCTCCATCGCCTCTTTCTGGAACTTCGCCTCCTTTTCCTTTTTCTCTGCGTCTGAAATACCAGCCTTCGTAATCTCAGAGCGGAGTTTTTTCAATATATCTTCTTTATCAGTCAAGGCCTTCTTCATTCCTGTCATTTCAGTCTCAAATTGCGCCTTCGCCTCCTTACCGCCCTTTGATTCAATAATCACCCGCTGTATATCTACTACACCAATCTTTACTGCATCCAACTTATCATCCGAATACGACGGCGCTGAATAGATTAAAGAAACCAACAGTACCACCGCGAGAGCTACGACAGATTTTTTCATTAAAATTTCCTCCAGGTAAGTTATTAAAATTTATGTCTTTTCTGCTCCGACATCATAAACTCCATAAGCGTATCGGCAATCTTTCCCCATTCCTCCATACTGACGTCCTCAGGACGACAGTTCTGATCAATCTCTGCCATATCGAGTACATTTTTAATTATTTCCTTACTGTGACCAGACAAAGAAAGTGAATTAAGCAGGGTCTTTCTTCTGTAGTAAAAAGCAGATTTAATGAGCCCCCAGAAAAGCCCCTCATTTCTTACATCAACAGCAACCTTTTCCCTCGGCACAATCTTAAGGACTGAAGAGTCAACCTTAGGTTCAGGATAGAACATCTTGCGCGAAACATTAAATGCTATCTCAGGGTGGGCATAAAATTGAACTGCTATAGACAATATCCCATAGTCTTTACTCCCTGGCGCAGCAACTACACGTTCCGCAACCTCTTTCTGGAGCATAATCGTCATTGAAGTAACCATGTCACTCAGTTCTATCAGACGGAAAAGAATCGGGGTAGACATATAGTACGGAAGGTTTGCCACAACCTTAAATCGTGAACCGACCTGATGATATGGAAATTGCAGTGCATCCGCCTCGACTATAGTAAGGCCCGGATATTTGACCGCCCGCTCTTTAAGATTTTCAATTATTGAACTGTCTATCTCAATAGCGATTACTTCAGATGCAATCTCTGCCATCCTGAAGGTCAACGCACCCCTGCCTGGTCCTATCTCAACAATCACATCATCCTTGTGAATATCAGCAACTTCTATTATCCTGGATATTATTTCAGGGTCCTGCAGGAAGTGTTGTCCAAGATGTTTCTTAGGCCGCCCCGGCCGTCCCTGCTTTTGACTTATATTATTGTCATTATTGTCATCTTTATGCATGAGTAAACCCGACCATTTCTACTGCCATCTTTAATGCCTCGATCAAACTTCCAGGGTCTGCGCAGTCTTTACCGGCTATGTCATACGCCGTCCCATGATCTACAGAAGTCCTGATAAACGGCAGACCTACCGTTACATTAACAGCCTTTCCAAAGGCAAGAAGCTTTAACGGTATCAGTCCCTGGTCATGATACATAGCGACGACAATATCATAGTAACGTTCTTTAGCCTTATAGAACAAGGTGTCGGCCGGGAACGGATCGCTCACATCAAGCCCCTCTCCCCGAGCCTCAATTATTGCAGGCATGATCACATCCCACTCTTCTGTACCAAACAATCTCCCTTCGCCGGCATGCGGATTAAGTGAAGCTACAGCAATCCTCGGCGGCTTTGTCTGAAAATAACCCATAGCCTTATGGGCAAGACGGATCGTTCTAAGCACACTGTCTTTCTGAATATGCCTGAACACATCTTTTAATGCCATGTGGGTCGTGACAAGTATAACACGCAGGCCGCCGCCAACCATCATAAGACCAAAATCCTTTGTACCGGCCATTTCAGCCAGTAGTTCGGTATGTCCGGGGTATTGAAAACCTGCTGCATTAATAATTTCCTTATTAATGGGGGCTGTGGTAATTGCATCTATCTTCTTTGCGAGGGCAAGCTCTGCAGCCTTTTTTATGAACGATACAGCGGCAGATCCACAGGTCTTGCCAGGGACACCGTACTTTAGTCCCTTTATATCCACATTATTCAGATCAATAACTTCGATCTTACCGCTGCCGGCAGGGGCAGACGCTATCTTTTCAATCTTCTTTATCTCTGCGCTGATCCTGCACGTCTTCAAGATCTTTTTAATTACCCCAGCATCCCCAATAACTATTGGGCGGCATATCTTGTTTATGTCATATTCAAGGATTGCCTTAACAATTATCTCCGGTCCAATACCAGCCGGGTCTCCCATTGTAATACCTATTACCGGCCTTTTTGCAGCACCCATACTCATCGCCTCCTTCTTTTTGATATGTGATTCCTAATGCTCACCCACACTTCCAGCCATCTTCCCTTCCGGCTCAATGTGCACAACGACTTCTGTCACCTCTGCAAACTCCTTTTTGATCCTTCCTTCCACCTTATGCGCTAACTCGTGGGCCTCAGAGATACCCATATCTGATGGTACATGAAGCCTTAAGTCTACAAAGACATCAGTCGGTGTGCCGCGGGATCTTATATCATGACACTCTGTCACACCATCAACTCCGATTACAACATCCCTGATGAGTCCCGGGTTTATTCTAAAGTAGTCGCTTAATACCTTTGCCGACTCAGACAATATCTGATATCCTGTCCAGCCAATGAGAATTGCTATTATAAAGGCAGCAATAGGGTC from the Nitrospirota bacterium genome contains:
- a CDS encoding methyl-accepting chemotaxis protein, which encodes MNRPIFRRRNFFINREFQISFTIKFLAVIVIEAILAIGLFMYLSRGTLTTGFIGSDFRIARTSEFFLPTLLVSNLIIIVITAVIGITVLIYMSHRIAGPLYRFEKILDDVGRGDLTQRFKLRDKDQLSELSESITELTTAMDSRVSDIKFRTHELSGLLREIKASESTGQSGSNSLDNLLREVTENVQALEEVVNYFKTSENQ
- the hemL gene encoding glutamate-1-semialdehyde 2,1-aminomutase produces the protein MKKDKSLALFKASKKIMPGGVNSPVRAFRAVGGEPIFIDSASGCLLFDADGNEYIDYVLSWGPMIAGHAHPKVTKALRKAVTKGTSFGAPTALEIELTTMVRDIFPSMELIRLVNSGTEATMSALRLARAYTGRDKILKFEGCYHGHADSLLVKAGSGAATLGIPDSPGVPSDFARNTITAPFNNFAAIKNIMENSGSELACVIIEPVPGNMGVVPPAEGYLKMLRDITRQYGTLLIFDEVMSGFRAAYGGAQELYGITPDLTCLGKVIGGGLPIGAYGGRADIMEMIAPSGPVYQAGTLSGNPLATTAGIETLKILSQPGTYERLNKLSGQLSEGIRDAANRAGISVFNTGVGSMVCTFFTEGPVTDYESAKKSDTAAFGRFFNVMLDQGIYLAPSQFEAIFLSIAHTEEHIEKTIKAAEKAFKTLQISI
- a CDS encoding ribonuclease J; the protein is MDDKALLIIPLGGVGEIGLNMTVFRYGDDIIVVDAGLMFPEEEMLGVDVVIPDISYLAENREKVLGIIITHGHEDHIGAIPYLLREMNIPVYGTPLTIGLISEKLKEHDLDEKCNLISIRPKEVFELGCFSIEGIRITHSIVDGVGFGITTPVGRIVHTGDFKFDQTPVDGQLLDVHRFADYGNMGTLVLLSDSTNSEREGYCLSEREVGVAFNEIFARAKKRIIVATFASNIHRIQQVIDAAAKFGRRVILNGRSVVNNTRIAEELGYLHYPPDVKASMDDLNELPCYKIVIVTTGSQGEPMSALSRMAMDDHKHIKIEEGDMVLLSSRFIPGNERAIGRVINHLFRRGANVLYEQVSDIHVSGHACREEQKMMLNLVKPKYFIPVHGEYRHLIYHSRLAEGLGIPRENILILENGDVAQFTEDGARKAGKVDAGRVFVDGKGIGEVGSIVLRDRKHLGMDGIIIVMIGIEKSSAKIITGPDIISRGFIYEEDYPEVIEELRKVVITLLGEMEPELMQEWIIVKDKVTAALKRHIKKKMQRRPMIIPIIIEV
- a CDS encoding DNA translocase FtsK — encoded protein: MADKKKKKEDRKWVSEIWGFVFFAAGLLIFASLVSFSPDDPSFNSVSTSNDVKNLAGLFGSHLSDILFTLVGGAAYLVPFVLFLVGWKKFKREVASYKERIIGFCLLFLSLPTFFHLHLERISLSIKGSIPAGGLAGDLFASLLTGCCATFGAHVITFTLVVISAVIAIGISPADLSSALWKRARLPQLLTGMISRREKDTRPVRDSDLLSHANAVLADQESLSVEPELDLFRPEPVIQQKNRSRSHAADTDVLPMQENLEFSDTSSDGTYKLPPLSILSDPAPSETKISKEDLLMNSSVLEKKLLDFGIDGQVVEVNPGPVITMYEFEPAPGVKLSRIVNLSDDLALALKSGSVRIVAPLPGKSTVGIEVPNHFREDVFLKEIIASEQFRALKSRLPLALGKDISGNPVVADMTKMPHLLVAGATGSGKSVALNSMISSLLYSATPSDLKIVMIDPKILELSIYEGIPHLITPVITQPKEASWILQRLVEEMQRRYRVLAEKGVRNIDGYNKLTDKEETLPYIVVIVDELADLMMTAQREVEDSIARLAQMARAAGIHLILATQRPSVDVITGVIKANFPARISFKVSSKVDSRTILDGIGAEDLLDKGDMLFLQPGTSKLMRVHGAYIYESEVGKIVEYAKAQASPEYSYKPEEADSEEGVSEGDRDEFYQQALDIVLMSGQASISLIQRRLRIGFNRAARLVEMMEADGFVGPSIGGKPREVLKRER
- a CDS encoding HD-GYP domain-containing protein, whose protein sequence is MASKKIPVQKLNVGMFVEQLDRPWIDTPFFFHKKLIKTQDQIDKLISNGIMYVMINTEKGADLEDKSVLNDTERTHLSVKPEEKPKPSAKSEYIDPLTIDEELPRAKEIRSNVSNVVKNIFNDTRMGKAIEVEAVKEQVSAIVESVFRNRDALLCLTNLKDYDDYTFMHSVNIGILAVSFGRHLGMTKRQLENIGFGGVLHDIGKTMIPESILNKPGKYTMTEYEIMKRHVNLGGEILRKHDHIPEEAMLVALQHHERFNGTGYPNRLFGSKISLEGQIASICDVYDALTYERVYHNASTCHATIKRLYEWGDTLFVMELIENFVKCIGIYPLNSLVELNTGQCGVVVSVNQKELLRPKVRILLDSNKKKQESTVVDLAAEKDADGNYIYSIVSELNPAVLGLDINQYEGLSVSIPES
- a CDS encoding YajQ family cyclic di-GMP-binding protein, yielding MATDNSFDIVSKIEMQEVKNAIDQAMKEVAQRFDFKGSKSDVKLEEKNNEIIVSSDDEYKLKSLIDILQAKLVKRGISLKALTYGKIETALGSTVRQNIKLQQGIPSDKAKEIVKAIKETKLKVQSQIQGDQLRVSGKNRDDLQSVIKLLRESDFGIDMQFINYR
- a CDS encoding outer membrane lipoprotein carrier protein LolA — protein: MLNIKVMVRNSVFGVFLVIIIAMVPSQLYGEVKAEGGASAEILKRVQAVYRDVNDFTADFVQQSYLQGFDEKNFKGKLYLKKPGLVRWDYTRPVKQNIVINGDTITLYFYEQKQAIIQKVSDHPDAEPAMGLLSNIEKWEDSFIIKSGEPSADFFRLKLTPKTMKMVNEVIVEIDKETFYIKKLILSEDSGNKISFSFSGTKLNSGIKKGLFDFKIPGGTEVLKY